A section of the Triticum dicoccoides isolate Atlit2015 ecotype Zavitan chromosome 7A, WEW_v2.0, whole genome shotgun sequence genome encodes:
- the LOC119331505 gene encoding protein EXORDIUM-like 3: MPHRGAVLVFVLALAAAPLAVAWRPWPPRDASGALAGLGASKKFEGSSDFVKLEYHMGPVLAADITVHPIWYGAWPAEQKRTIRAFLRSLSPQASGEKEGAVPSPSVADWWRTVRLYTDQTTANVSAVVALGQEKCDARMSRGASLSRMDIQTVVKDAVTARTRPLPVDAGGVYLVLTSPEVRVENFCGQVCGFHYFTFPSVVGYTLPYAWVGNSAGRCPEVCAYPFAIPAYVPGRRPEAPPNGDPGVDGMVSVIAHELAEMASNPLANAWYAGGDPSFPTEIADLCEGIYGTGGGGAYTGQLLTDGRSGASYNLNGVGGRRFLVQWVWDPYRSYCSGPNALDQH, translated from the coding sequence ATGCCGCACCGCGGCGCCGTCCTCGTGTTCGTCCTCGCCCTCGCGGCGGCGCCGCTCGCCGTGGCGTGGCGCCCGTGGCCGCCGCGCGACGCCAGCGGCGCCCTGGCCGGCCTCGGCGCGTCCAAGAAGTTCGAGGGGTCGTCCGACTTCGTCAAGCTCGAGTACCACATGGGCCCCGTCCTCGCCGCCGACATCACCGTCCACCCGATCTGGTACGGCGCCTGGCCCGCCGAGCAGAAGCGCACCATCCGCGCCTTCCTGCGCTCCCTCTCGCCGCAGGCCTCCGGGGAGAAGGAGGGCGCCGTCCCGTCGCCGTCGGTGGCGGACTGGTGGCGCACCGTCCGGCTCTACACGGACCAGACCACGGCGAACGTGTCGGCCGTGGTGGCGCTCGGCCAGGAGAAGTGCGACGCGCGGATGTCGCGGGGGGCCTCGCTGTCCCGGATGGACATCCAGACCGTTGTCAAGGACGCGGTGACCGCGCGCACCAGGCCGCTGCCCGTGGACGCCGGGGGGGTGTACCTGGTGCTCACGTCGCCGGAGGTGCGCGTGGAGAACTTCTGCGGGCAGGTGTGCGGCTTCCACTACTTCACCTTCCCGTCCGTGGTCGGGTACACGCTCCCCTACGCGTGGGTGGGCAACTCGGCGGGGCGGTGCCCGGAGGTGTGCGCCTACCCGTTCGCCATCCCGGCCTACGTGCCGGGGCGCCGGCCCGAGGCGCCGCCCAACGGCGACCCGGGGGTGGACGGCATGGTGAGCGTCATCGCGCACGAGCTGGCCGAGATGGCGTCCAACCCGCTGGCCAACGCGTGGTACGCCGGCGGGGACCCCTCCTTCCCCACCGAGATCGCCGACCTCTGCGAGGGCATCTAcggcaccggcggcggcggcgcctacaCCGGCCAGCTGCTCACCGACGGCAGGTCCGGCGCCTCCTACAACCTCAACGGCGTCGGCGGGCGCAGGTTCCTGGTGCAGTGGGTCTGGGACCCCTACCGCAGCTACTGCTCCGGCCCCAACGCGCTCGACCAGCACTAG